The window GCTTCTGGCGACCAACTTGCTGGGGTGGGGGGAGTAGACCGGCTTTGCCAAGGTGATCTAACGCTCTTAGAGACACATTGAGGAGTGAGGCGGCAGCTCCTGCGGTCATCAACTCCACCTTGAGAGTCTATCGACGGTTGCTCCGGTTTTGACATTCATACATGTTGTGATCAAAACAAGTGTGATACGTTCTGACGTGAGCACGAGTCCCGTGTATGTATCCCTTGAAACAAGTGCACAAGATTGGAGTCCAATGGCCATCCTGAAATTGGAATCGAGGTGGGCAAGCGAGAACCTCCGAGCGCTCAGTCTGGGTGGAGAAGTCCGCCCTCGGTTGAACGATTCGGGCGTCCCGAAGCTCGCGCCGAACGGAAAGCCGACATTCTCGACTGGTGTTGTCGTGGCGCGCGCTGACGGCGGTCAGGATCGCGGAGTCACGATTTCGGTCACTGAGCCCGTGGTCCTCCAGCTGGGCGCGGCTCTTAGGCCGGATGGTGATGTCTGGGTGACGCCCTATGAGACAAACGGACGTGTGGGTCTGTCGATCATCTGTGAGCGCTTGGTGCCAGTCGGACCGGTCGCAGCCGCCAAGCGTCCTGAGTAGGCGTGATGCGGTATCTCATAATGGTCAGCTTGCTCATCCTGCGTTTCGCCCCTCCGCTGAGGAGTCGGCGCCATGAGGTAGATGCCGTGCGAACTGCCGTGTGGCGCTGGGAGTCGATGTTTCGTGGCTTCGAGGTTCCGTCGATTGTCGGTTTCGCTTTGGACTCCAACTGGATTCGCCTGGTGGTGGAGCCGCAGTGTGATTTTGGGCAGGGCGCTGTTGACGTCGCGCAAGTATGCGACGAAATCGGCCGACGGCTCGAAATGGTGCTATCCGTCGGTGAACATGGCGGCCTAGTGCACATCACATTTGTCGATCCGGAGCGCGATTCGCCGCTCCCGTCAGAGCGCTGACGTCCGTGATGGGCGAGCTGAGTTCGGCTGGTAGTACGCGCCCTGTCGCGGACTACCAGCCGAGCGAAGTCGGGCAACACGGACGTCAATTGGCCTGGAGTGTTCTGGAGGTGGTCCATGCCGACGGTCAGTGATGTCTTCGAGCAATACCGTCCTCTTATCCTTGGGCGTATCAGCGCGGGAACTGCCAGGGCTTACATGGTCGCCTGGCGCCGACGAGTGCTTCCGTCGTTTGGCGACCGCGACGTTCAGCGAGTGACGACCCTCGATGTCGAGCTCGAATTTAGTTTGTGGACGGGGGCATTCTCGACTCGAGTAGATGCTCTTGCGATGCTTTCCGCAATATTTCGAGTTGCAGTCAAGGGCGGCCTCGTGAAGGCGAATCCGTGCATCGGTGTGGAGCGCCCGCGGATGCAGCACAATGATCCAACCTCCCGAGCGCTCAGCTTGGTTGAGATCGATCGCTTGTTCGCAGTGATTCCAGAAGAAGGTCCTTATCGACGGTTTATTGAGGCGATGTTGTACACGGGGTGTCGACTGGGGGAGATCGCTGGGCTCGTTTGCTCCGACATCGACCTCCAAGATCGCACAATACGTGTGAGCCGGACCGCCTCACCTGGGTTCAGTGGGGAACTGGTAGTGGGCCCGACCAAGGGGCGGCGCGTACGCACCGTGCCACTACCAGAACCGCTGATACCGTCCGTCGTTAGGGCAATGCGCGGTGGAGGGCCCCACGACATCCTGTTCCCTGGGCCACGAGGTGGAACCATCAATTCGAAGAACCTGTCGAGGGCGCTGAGGTGGTCACAGGTGCGTGAATCAGTAAAGACATTTCCGCCCGGTGAGCCGAAGTTGCACTGGCACGACCTTCGGCATACCGCTGCCACGATGATGTTTCGCGCTGGGCTCTCTGCGCCAGACGTGCAGGCCATCATGGGCCACAGCAATTTGACAGTGACGCAAATCTACGCCAGGGGAGGGGCGGACTCGGCACGGCGGGGAGCCGCTGCGCTTACCAACCTCTACGAGAATCGAATGGGTCAACCTGGCCCAGATATTCGGCGACCAGATTCCGCGAGTTCTGAATGAACTTTCCGGGCAAAATAAAGGCCCTTCCCCATGTAGAAGCTAGGGGAAGGGCCAGTGGCTCCGACGGGCGTCGATCCCGTGACCTCACGATTTTCAGTCGTGCGCTCTACCAACTGAGCTACAGAGCCGAAACGGCGGATTGCGCCGCTTCTAGCGAAAAGCCCTTCCGACTGGAAGGGCTTTCACGCCATGGCGACCCTGACGGGACTTGAACCCGCGACCTCCGCCGTGACAGGGCGGCACGCTAACCAACTGCGCTACAGGGCCTTACTTGTGTTCCTATTGTATGTGTTCTCGCACTGGAGCTTGTGACCCCAACGGGATTCGAACCCGTGCTACCGCCGTGAAAGGGCGACGTCCTAGGCCGCTAAACGATGGGGCCGCGGCGCGACAACTCGTCGAGTATGCCACATCTCCGGCACAGTCGCCAATTCGGCCGAAGTTGTCACATGCGCTCGTATGTGCCGAGCTCGCGCGAACGGCCGAGCTAGATTCAATGGGATGACTTCTCGCCCTCTCCCTACAGGCGTCATACGAGCTCGAAGCGCTCTCGTGGCAGCTCTCTCCGCCGTCGCCGTCGCCGCCGCGGTGGTCTTCGGCGCGGGTGTCGCTCCGGCGTTCGCCGACGACTACCCCACGTGGGACGACGTGAAGAACGCCCAGGCCGATGCCGAGGCGAAAGACCAGGAGGTCACGCGCATCCAGGGCCTCATCTCCGAGATGAACGCCCAGGTCTCCGCGGCCCAGCAGCTCGCCACCCAGCGCGGCAGCGAGTACCAGAAGGCGCAGGAGGCCTTCGACACGGCGAACTTCGTGGCGGCCGAGCTCGAGCAGCAGGCGACGGATGCTCGGAGCACCGCCGAGGCCTCGAACCGTCAAGCCGGCCAGCTCGCCGCGCAACTGGCGCGAACCGGGGGCAACGACCTCAGCCTCAACCTGCTGGTCGGCGGCGAGCAGCTCTCGAACGACCTGCTCTACCAGCTCAGCGCCATGTCGAAGCTGGCCGAGAAGACCTCGCAGATCTACGCGAGAGCTCAGCAGGACACGAACACCGCCACGGCCCTCACCGCCCAGGCCGAGGTCGCCCGCGACGAGCTGAAGGGCCTCGCCGACGAGGCGCTGCGTCTGCGCGACGAGGCGGTCGCCGCCCAGCAGCAGGCCGAGGCCGCGCTGCAGGAGCAGGAGGATCACCAGGTCGAGCTCCAGGCCCAGCTGCAGGTGCTCCAAGAGAACCGCACCGCCACCGAGGCCGACTACCAGAAGGGCGTCGACGCCCGGGCCGAGGCCGCTCGGGCGGCGGCGGCGGCGGGGCTGTCGACCCTGCCGTACATCGCGGCCAGCGGGTGGGCCAGCCCGTTCCCGGGGGCCTTCTCCTCCGACGAGTACGGCATGCGGGTGAACCCGGTGTCGGGCGCGTACATCCTGCACTCGGGCATCGACCTCGTCTACAACGGCGGAACCTGCGGCGCCACCGTCTACGCCGCCGCCGAGGGCATCGTGAACTACGCCGGCTGGAACGGCGGCTACGGCAACTTCATCCAGATCGATCACGGCGGCGGCATCGCCACCGCCTACGGCCACAACACCACGCTGCTCGTCGGCAACGGCACCTACGTCTCGGTCGGCCAGCCGATCGCCTACGCCGGCACCACGGGCAACTCCACCGGCTGCCACGTGCACTTCGAGGTGCGCCAGAACGGCACCGCCATCAACCCCCGCCCCTTCATGGCGGCGCAGGGCATCGAGTTCGGCTAGGCCGATCATGACCTGCGCGCGCCTCCGAGCCCACCGACGATTGAGCGAGTCCCGACGATGAGCACCGCGAACCCCACCCCGCCCCCCGCCCTCGCTGCAGCCCGCCGGGAGCGCCCCCGGGCGAGGCGGCCCGTGCACACCTGGGTCGCGGCCGTGGTGCTCGCGCTCGCGATCATCTGCGTCGAGGTGCTGCGCGGCGTCGAGCCCGCCTCGGCGATCGACTACCCCTCGTGGGAGGACGTGCTGGCCGCCCGCGGCAGCGAGTCGGCGAAGCAGGCCGAGGTGGAGCGCATCCAGGGTCTCGTCGCGCAGCTGCAGACCGAGGTCGAGGCGGCCCAGGCCTTCGCTGCCCAGAAGGCGGACGAGTACACGGCCGCTCAAGACGCCTACGACACCGCCACCTTCCGGGCCGACGAGCTCGACCGCCAGGCCGCCGAGGCCACCGGCCGCGCCGAGCAGTCCAACGGGCAGGCCGGGCAGCTGATCAGCCAGCTCTCCCGGGCCGGTGGCACCGACCTGACGCTCAATCTGATCGTCAGCGGTGACGCGTCCGGCGATCTGCTCTACCGTCTCGGCGCAATGAGCCAGCTCTCGGAGCAGACCGTGCGGCTCTACGAGCAGGCAGCCCAAGACCGCAACACGGCCAAGTCGCTCACCGACCAGGCCGTCGTCGCCCGAACCGAGCTCGAGGGGCTGAAGAACGCCGCCGAGGCTGCGCTGGCCGAGGCCCAGGAGGCTCAGGCGCAGCTCGAGGGCGCCCTCGCCGAGCAGGAGGCCCAGAGCATCGTGCTCGACGAGCAGCTGAAGGCGCTGCAGGAGAGCACGGCGAAGACCGTCGCCGACTACGAGGCCGGCGTCGCCGAGCGCAAGCGCCTCGAGGAGGAGGCGCGGGAGCGGGCCCGCCAGGAGGCGATCCGCCGCGCGCAGGAGGCCGCGGAGGCCGGCGGCGGCGGGGGAGGCCCGATCGCGTCCGTCGACGGGTGGACGAGCCCGCTGGCGAGCTGGCGCGTGTCCGACGAGTGGGGCCAGCGGTTCCACCCGATCTTCCACGAGTGGCGGCTGCACGCCGGCATCGACCTGGTGGCGCCCGGCGGCACCTGCGGCGTCCCGGTGTACGCGGCGGCGACCGGCACGGTGAGCCAGGCCAGCTACAACGGCGGCCTCGGCAACTCGGTCACGATCAACCACGGCGGCGGCCTCACCACCGTCTACGGCCACAACAGCTCGCTCAATGTGGGCCGCGGCCAAGACGTCGGGGTAGGCGAGCTCATCGCCTGGGCCGGCACCACGGGCTCCTCGACGGGCTGCCACGTGCACTTCGAGACCCGCGTCGGCGGCGTCTCGCAGAACCCTCGCAACTTCGTCGGCTTCTGACCCCGGCCGCAGGCGCCACCCGCCGCACCCCGCCGCGCGACCACCCCGCAAAGCAGAACGCCCCGCCACCTCGAACCGAGGGGCGGGGCGTTCTGCGTCAGAACGACGGGAAGGTCAGTGACCCTCCTCCGCGAGCTTGGTGATACCGGCCTGCACGATGGCGTCGGCCTCGGCGGCGTCGCCCCAGCCCTCGATCTTGACCCACTTGTTGGGCTCGAGGTCCTTGTAGCGGGCGAAGAAGTGCTCGATCTCCTTGCGGGTCTGCTCCGGAACGTCGGTGATGTCCTGGATGTGCGCCCACCGCGGGTCCTTGTGGGGAACCACCACGACCTTGGCGTCCGAGCCCGCCTCGTCGCTCATGTTCAGCACGCCGACAGGGCGCACCTTGACGCCCACACCGGGGAACACGGGGTACTCGAGCAGCACCAGCGCGTCGACGGGGTCGCCGTCGAGGCCGAGGGTGTTCTCGAAGTAGCCGTAGTCGGTGGGGTACACGAAGCTCGTGAAGAGCACGCGGTCGAGGTACACGCGACCGGTCTCGTGGTCGACTTCGTACTTGTTGCGGCTCCCCTTGGGGATCTCGACGACGACGTCGTACTCGGCCATGATCTGCTGCTCCCTCGTTGTGGACGACGGCGCCGGATGCGCGCCGCGAAACTGCAATAACGTTACTGGATGCAGACCGACGGCCGCCGACCGCGCCTCACCCCGGCCATCGCCGACGTGCGCCGGGCCGTGCGTGAAGGTCTCGCCGAGATCGCCGGCCGAGGCAGCGCGAGCACCGGCAGAGCGGATGCCCGAGCCGACCTCCTCGTCGCCCTCAGCGGTGGCCCCGACTCCCTGGCCCTCGCGGCGGCCACCGCCTTCGAGGCCCCCCGGGCGGGCCTCCGCGCCGGCGCCGTGATCGTCGACCACGCGCTCCAGGAGGGCTCCGCCGACGTCGCCGCCCGAGCCGCCCGCCAGGCGGAGGAGCTGGGTCTGGATCCGGTGATCGTCACGCGGGTGGAGGTCGAGGCGACCGGTGGCCCCGAGGCGGCCGCCCGCGGCGCCCGCTACGCCGCCATCGACGAGGCGCTCGCCGCGACCGGTGCCGCCGCCGTCCTCCTCGGTCACACGCTCGACGACCAGGCCGAGACGGTGCTGCTCGGCCTCGGCCGCGGATCGGGAGCGGTCAGCCTCCGCGGCATGGCGGCGGTCGCCGAGCAGCCGGGCGGAACGCGCATCCGCCCCCTGCTGGGCATCAGACGTCAGCAGACCCACGACTTCTGCCGCGACGCCGGGCTCGAGCCGTGGCACGATCCGCACAACGACAGCGCGGCGTACACGCGGGTGCGCGTGCGTCACGAGGCGCTGCCCCTGCTCGAGCGCGAGCTCGGCCCGGGCGTCGCCGAGGCGCTCGCCCGCACCGCGGAGCAGCTGCGCGAGGACGACGACACCCTGCACGCCATGGCGATCGAGACCATCGAAGACCTCGTGGAGCACGCCGAGGCCGGCATCGCCATCTCGGCACCGGCGCTCGAGGCGAATCCGGCGGCGCTGCGCAACCGGATCATCCGCTACGTGGTCGACAGCGAGTTCGGGGTGTCGCTCTCACGTGCCCAGACCCTCGCGGTCGCGGCCCTGGTGACCGACTGGCACGGCCAGAAGGGCGTCGATCTGCCAGGGATTAGAGTGGTGCGGCGGGGCGCGCTGCTCGAGTTCGCCCGCGCCTAGCACTCGCCCGCCGGCGTCCGAATCGGCACCGCGAGACCCGCAACACGAGACCCGCAACACGAGACCCGAGAGGATCTGCATGGACATCGACGACGTCCGCGACGACATCACCGAGGTGCTGCTCACCGAGGAGCAGATCGCCGAGAAGATCGCCGAGCTCGCCCGGCGCATCGAGGCCGACTACGACGACGATGACGACGTGCTGCTCGTCGGCGTGCTCCGCGGCGCCGTGATGGTCATGGCCGACCTCGCGCGCGAGCTGCGCCTGCAGCTCAACATGGACTGGATGGCCGTCTCGTCCTACGGCTCGGGCACGCAGTCGAGCGGTGTGGTGCGCATCCTGAAAGACCTCGACACCGACATCACGGGTCGCAAGGTGCTGATCGTCGAGGACATCATCGACTCCGGGCTCACCCTCTCCTGGCTGCTCGCGAACCTCCGCAGCCGCGGTGCCGCCTCGGTCGAGATCTGCGCGCTGCTCCGCAAGCCCGAGGCCGTCAAGGTGGAGATCGACGTGCGCTACGTCGGCTACGACATCCCGAACGCCTTCGTCGTGGGCTACGGCCTCGACTACGCCGAGCGGTACCGCAACCTCAAGTCGATCGGTGTGCTGGCTCCGCACATCTATTCCTGAGCAACACTCGATTTAAGCAAGCGGATGCGCTAGCCTCCTCACGGGTGGGCCGACGAAAGGCCGTCCCATGCGCTCACTGCTCAGAACCTCCCTCGCAGCCGCTCTCGCGCTGACCTGCCTCAGTGCCCTCGTGGCGGCCTCACCGGCGGCGGCCGAGACCACGTTCGCCGACCCCCGCACTCCGCACTGCGAATCCCTCACCGGGGTGCGCCAGGTCGTCGTGGTCGGTGAGTTCACGCCGCTCCTCACGCGCTGCTCCAGCCCCACCGGAGCCCCACTCGCCGTCACCACGCTGGTCGGTGAGGTCGTGCCGGTCTTCGGCACCCTCTACTACCGGGCCGACGAGGTCGGGCCGGGCTACGACAAGCTCACGGTCCATCTGGCGGGCGATCCGACCGGGCCGTCGGCCGTCATCCTGGTGGGCCTGGTCGAGCGATGAGGGCTGCTCGGCCCGGGTGGCGGGTGCTCGCGGTGCCCGTCGCCGCACTTCTGCTGGTGGGGGTGGGCCTGGGCGCGGCGCCGGGTCGGGCATCCGCTCTTCTGCCGTGGCCGACGTGCGAGACGACGGCCGACCCGCCGCAGAAGGTGGTGTCGCTGCTCACCACGCGGCTCTCGACGTGGTGCACGTCGATGATCCCGCGGCCGCTGCTGATGGTCGCCGAGCACGGCGACGCGATCATCGACGACCATGGACGGGTGAGCTATCGCTCGAATCCCGAATTCCTCGGCGTCGACACCATCTGGGCGGTGGTGACGATCGGGGGCCGCCCGTCGATGTACCGCACAGGCTTCGAGGTGGAGGTCGTCGCGCCCGCGGTGGCACGGGCCGACGCCTACGCCGTGCCCGCGGGAGCCCGGTTCGAGTCGCCGGTGGGCCTGCTCGCGAACGACGAGGTGCCGACGGAGGGCTGGCTGATCCAGCAGGGGACCACCCCGCCGGCGCTCGGCACGATCGAGATCGACACGGTCACGGGATCGTTCGTCTACACCCCGAGACCCGGCGCGGCGGGAGTCGACACCATCCGCTACCGGCTCACCGGGCCCGACGACGGCGCCTATTCGAACGCGGTGACGGTCACGCTGGAGGTGGGCTGAGGGCGGGTCGGGAGGGCGTTCGGGCACCGTTACGCCCACGGGGAACATGGAGGCGGCGCCCAGTCCGCGACGGGTACCCTTGCAGCACGACATAGGCATCGTGCCGCCGCCACCGGCACACCGAGCGTAGAAGAGTCATGAACGCGAAACGCATCCTTCGATCTCCCATTCCCTACATCCTGCTCGGCGCGATCGCGCTCTGGATCGGGTTCAGCCTCATCACCGGCGGCGGCTACCAGCAGGTCACCACGCAGGAGGGGCTCGGGTTCCTCTCGAGCGGCAAGGTCTCCGAGGCGACCATCATCGACGGCGAGCAGCGCGTCGACATGACGCTCGCGAACGCCGACGACAAGTACGGCACGAAGGTGCAGTTCTACTACGTCGCCCCGCGCGGTGAAGAGGTCGTCAACGCGGTCACCACCGCCGAGCCCGCCGACGGCTTCAACGACGAGGTGCCCCAGCCGAACTGGCTGCTGTCGGCCCTCGGTCTGCTGCTGCCGATCCTCCTGATCGGAGCCTTCTTCTGGTTCATGCTCTCGGGCATGCAGGGCGGCGGCAACAAGGTCATGCAGTTCGGCAAGTCGAAGGCGAAGCTCGTCTCGAAGGAGTCGCCGAAGGTCACCTTCGCCGACGTCGCCGGTGCCGAGGAGGCGCTGGAGGAGCTCGAGGAGATCAAGGACTTCCTGAAGGAGCCGGCCAAGTTCCTCGCGGTCGGCGCCCGCATCCCCAAGGGCGTGCTGCTGTACGGCCCTCCCGGAACCGGCAAGACCCTGCTCGCCCGCGCCGTCGCGGGTGAGGCCGGCGTGCCGTTCTACTCGATCTCCGGTTCCGACTTCGTCGAGATGTTCGTCGGTGTCGGCGCGAGCCGCGTGCGCGACCTGTTCCAGCAGGCGAAGGAGAACTCGCCCGCCATCATCTTCATCGACGAGATCGACGCCGTCGGCCGCCACCGCGGCGCCGGCATGGGCGGCGGTCACGACGAGCGCGAGCAGACGCTCAACCAGCTGCTGGTCGAGATGGACGGCTTCGACGTCAAGACGAACGTCATCCTGATCGCGGCGACCAACCGCCCCGACATCCTCGACCCCGCGCTGCTGCGCCCGGGCCGCTTCGACCGCCAGATCGGCGTCGACGCCCCCGACCTCAACGGCCGCAAGAAGATCCTCGAGGTGCACGGCCGCGGCAAGCCGCTGGCCGCCGGCGTCGACCTCGAGGTCGTCGCCCGCAAGACGCCCGGCTTCACCGGCGCCGACCTGGCGAACGTGCTGAACGAGGCCGCGCTGCTCACCGCGCGCAGCAACGCGCAGCTGATCGACAACCGCGCCCTCGACGAGGCGATCGACCGCGTCATCGCCGGCCCGCAGCGCCGCACCCGCATCATGCGCGACCAGGAGAAGCTGGTCACGGCCTACCACGAGGGCGGGCACGCCCTGGTGGCGGCGGCGATGAACAACACCGACCCGGTCACGAAGGTCACCATCCTTCCCCGTGGCCGCGCCCTCGGTTACACGATGGTGCTGCCGCTCGAAGACCGCTACTCGGTCAGCCGCAACGAGCTGCTCGACCAGCTCGCCTACGCCATGGGCGGCCGCGTCGCGGAGGAGGTCGTGTTCCACGACCCGACCACGGGCGCCTCGAACGACATCGAGAAGGCCACCGGCACGGCCAAGAAGATGGTGACCGAGTACGGCATGACCGCCTCGCTCGGCGCCGTGAAGCTCGGCAGCGCCTCGGGTGAGATGTTCCTCGGCCGCAACATGGGCCACGAGCGCGACTACTCCGAGAACCTCGCCCAGCAGGTCGACGCCGAGGTGCGCAACCTCATCGAGGCGGCGCACGACGAGGCGTGGCAGGTGCTGAACGCCAACCGCGAGATCCTCGACCGCCTGGCGGCAGAGCTGCTCGAGAAGGAGACGCTCGACCACGACCAGCTGGCCGAGATCTTCACCGGTATCAAGAAGCTCCCGGCGCGCCCGCAGTGGCTGTCGAGCCAGAACCGTCCCGTGTCGACGCTGCCGCCGGTGGCCTTCCCCACCGCGAAGGCCCCCATCGACGGCGGCGCCGTCGACGGCGGTGTCGACTCCGAGCCGGAACCGGAGTCGAAGTCGAAGCGCAGTCCGCGCATCAACCCCCGGCCCGCCACCGCCTAGGCGTCACGTGACCGTCGACCGCGGCAGGATCGAGGCCGCCGTCAGCGAGATCCTCGCCGCCATCGGAGACGATCCGGGCCGCGAGGGTCTCGTCGACACGCCTCGCCGCGTCGGGGAGCTGCTCGCCGAGCTCTACGCGGGCACGGGTCTCGACCCGGCCGACGCGCTCGGCACCACGTTCACCGCCGGTGAGGCGGGTGCGCCGGGCGGAGCGGGTGCATCAGGTGCACCGTCCGGGCGAGCGGATGCTCAGCCGTCCGGTCCCGTGCTCATCCGCGACATCGCCTTCCGCTCGGTCTGCGAGCACCACCTGCTGCCGTTCGAGGGCGTCGCCCACGTGGCGTACCTGCCCGGCGAGCAGGTCGCCGGCCTCGGCGGGGTCGTGCGCGTGGTCGAGTCGGCCGCCTCCCGCCCCCAGCTGCAGGAGCGCCTCACCGACGACATCGCGGATGCGCTGCAGCGCGGTCTCGGAGCCCGCGGGGTGCTCGTGGTGCTCGACGCCCGCCACGGCTGCGTCACGGCGCGCGGCCCCCGCCAGACCGGCAGCACCACCCTCACCCTCGCAGCCCGCGGAGAGCTCGCCGATCCGGCCGCCCGCGCCGAACTCACCGCGCTCATCGCGGCCCCGCGGCGGCCCGTCGAGGGCGGTCTCGCCGCGACGCCCTCCGAGCCGACAGGCGCCGGGACGGGGGCCGGCGCGTGACCAGCATCCTGGGCATCCTGAACGTCACACCCGACTCGTTCAGCGACGGCGGGCTCTGGATCGACCGTGACGCCGCCGTGAAGCACGCCCTCGGGATGGTCGCGCGCGGTGCCGACATCATCGACGTGGGCGGCGAATCGACCCGGCCGGGGGCGCAGCGGGTCGCGATCTCGGAGGAGCGACGGCGCGTGCTGCCGGTCGTGCGCGACCTCGTCGCCCAGGGCGTCACCGTGAGCGTCGACACGATGAACGCGTCCACCGCGGCCGCCGCCATCGAGGCCGGCGCGACGATCATCAACGACGTCTCGGGCGGTCTCGCCGACCCCGAGATGGACGATCTGATCGTCGGCAGCGACGCGCGCTTCGTCGTGATGCACTGGCGCGGGCCGAGCGACGGCATGAACGAACTCGCCCGCTACCGCGACGTGGTGGCGGAGGTGGTGTCGGAGCTCGAGCTGCGCGCCGCCCAGTTGATCGTGAAGGGCGTCGACCCCGAGCGGCTCATCCTCGACCCGGGGCTCGGCTTCGCGAAGAACGCCGACCACAACTGGGCCGTGCTCGGGCGGCTCGACCGCCTCGTCGGCCTCGGGCTGCCGGTGCTGATCGGGGCGTCGCGCAAGCGGTTCCTCGGCGAGCTCGTGCCCGGCGGGGCCACCGCGGTCGAGCGGGATCTGGCATCCTCGACGGTGGCGGCGCTCGCGGTGAACGCCGGGGCGTGGGGGGTTCGGGTGCACGACGTGTCGCTCACGCGGGGTGC of the Herbiconiux flava genome contains:
- a CDS encoding tyrosine-type recombinase/integrase, with protein sequence MQHNDPTSRALSLVEIDRLFAVIPEEGPYRRFIEAMLYTGCRLGEIAGLVCSDIDLQDRTIRVSRTASPGFSGELVVGPTKGRRVRTVPLPEPLIPSVVRAMRGGGPHDILFPGPRGGTINSKNLSRALRWSQVRESVKTFPPGEPKLHWHDLRHTAATMMFRAGLSAPDVQAIMGHSNLTVTQIYARGGADSARRGAAALTNLYENRMGQPGPDIRRPDSASSE
- a CDS encoding M23 family metallopeptidase; the encoded protein is MAALSAVAVAAAVVFGAGVAPAFADDYPTWDDVKNAQADAEAKDQEVTRIQGLISEMNAQVSAAQQLATQRGSEYQKAQEAFDTANFVAAELEQQATDARSTAEASNRQAGQLAAQLARTGGNDLSLNLLVGGEQLSNDLLYQLSAMSKLAEKTSQIYARAQQDTNTATALTAQAEVARDELKGLADEALRLRDEAVAAQQQAEAALQEQEDHQVELQAQLQVLQENRTATEADYQKGVDARAEAARAAAAAGLSTLPYIAASGWASPFPGAFSSDEYGMRVNPVSGAYILHSGIDLVYNGGTCGATVYAAAEGIVNYAGWNGGYGNFIQIDHGGGIATAYGHNTTLLVGNGTYVSVGQPIAYAGTTGNSTGCHVHFEVRQNGTAINPRPFMAAQGIEFG
- a CDS encoding peptidoglycan DD-metalloendopeptidase family protein, whose product is MSTANPTPPPALAAARRERPRARRPVHTWVAAVVLALAIICVEVLRGVEPASAIDYPSWEDVLAARGSESAKQAEVERIQGLVAQLQTEVEAAQAFAAQKADEYTAAQDAYDTATFRADELDRQAAEATGRAEQSNGQAGQLISQLSRAGGTDLTLNLIVSGDASGDLLYRLGAMSQLSEQTVRLYEQAAQDRNTAKSLTDQAVVARTELEGLKNAAEAALAEAQEAQAQLEGALAEQEAQSIVLDEQLKALQESTAKTVADYEAGVAERKRLEEEARERARQEAIRRAQEAAEAGGGGGGPIASVDGWTSPLASWRVSDEWGQRFHPIFHEWRLHAGIDLVAPGGTCGVPVYAAATGTVSQASYNGGLGNSVTINHGGGLTTVYGHNSSLNVGRGQDVGVGELIAWAGTTGSSTGCHVHFETRVGGVSQNPRNFVGF
- the ppa gene encoding inorganic diphosphatase; translated protein: MAEYDVVVEIPKGSRNKYEVDHETGRVYLDRVLFTSFVYPTDYGYFENTLGLDGDPVDALVLLEYPVFPGVGVKVRPVGVLNMSDEAGSDAKVVVVPHKDPRWAHIQDITDVPEQTRKEIEHFFARYKDLEPNKWVKIEGWGDAAEADAIVQAGITKLAEEGH
- the tilS gene encoding tRNA lysidine(34) synthetase TilS, giving the protein MQTDGRRPRLTPAIADVRRAVREGLAEIAGRGSASTGRADARADLLVALSGGPDSLALAAATAFEAPRAGLRAGAVIVDHALQEGSADVAARAARQAEELGLDPVIVTRVEVEATGGPEAAARGARYAAIDEALAATGAAAVLLGHTLDDQAETVLLGLGRGSGAVSLRGMAAVAEQPGGTRIRPLLGIRRQQTHDFCRDAGLEPWHDPHNDSAAYTRVRVRHEALPLLERELGPGVAEALARTAEQLREDDDTLHAMAIETIEDLVEHAEAGIAISAPALEANPAALRNRIIRYVVDSEFGVSLSRAQTLAVAALVTDWHGQKGVDLPGIRVVRRGALLEFARA
- the hpt gene encoding hypoxanthine phosphoribosyltransferase, translating into MDIDDVRDDITEVLLTEEQIAEKIAELARRIEADYDDDDDVLLVGVLRGAVMVMADLARELRLQLNMDWMAVSSYGSGTQSSGVVRILKDLDTDITGRKVLIVEDIIDSGLTLSWLLANLRSRGAASVEICALLRKPEAVKVEIDVRYVGYDIPNAFVVGYGLDYAERYRNLKSIGVLAPHIYS
- a CDS encoding Ig-like domain-containing protein, with the protein product MRAARPGWRVLAVPVAALLLVGVGLGAAPGRASALLPWPTCETTADPPQKVVSLLTTRLSTWCTSMIPRPLLMVAEHGDAIIDDHGRVSYRSNPEFLGVDTIWAVVTIGGRPSMYRTGFEVEVVAPAVARADAYAVPAGARFESPVGLLANDEVPTEGWLIQQGTTPPALGTIEIDTVTGSFVYTPRPGAAGVDTIRYRLTGPDDGAYSNAVTVTLEVG
- the ftsH gene encoding ATP-dependent zinc metalloprotease FtsH, coding for MNAKRILRSPIPYILLGAIALWIGFSLITGGGYQQVTTQEGLGFLSSGKVSEATIIDGEQRVDMTLANADDKYGTKVQFYYVAPRGEEVVNAVTTAEPADGFNDEVPQPNWLLSALGLLLPILLIGAFFWFMLSGMQGGGNKVMQFGKSKAKLVSKESPKVTFADVAGAEEALEELEEIKDFLKEPAKFLAVGARIPKGVLLYGPPGTGKTLLARAVAGEAGVPFYSISGSDFVEMFVGVGASRVRDLFQQAKENSPAIIFIDEIDAVGRHRGAGMGGGHDEREQTLNQLLVEMDGFDVKTNVILIAATNRPDILDPALLRPGRFDRQIGVDAPDLNGRKKILEVHGRGKPLAAGVDLEVVARKTPGFTGADLANVLNEAALLTARSNAQLIDNRALDEAIDRVIAGPQRRTRIMRDQEKLVTAYHEGGHALVAAAMNNTDPVTKVTILPRGRALGYTMVLPLEDRYSVSRNELLDQLAYAMGGRVAEEVVFHDPTTGASNDIEKATGTAKKMVTEYGMTASLGAVKLGSASGEMFLGRNMGHERDYSENLAQQVDAEVRNLIEAAHDEAWQVLNANREILDRLAAELLEKETLDHDQLAEIFTGIKKLPARPQWLSSQNRPVSTLPPVAFPTAKAPIDGGAVDGGVDSEPEPESKSKRSPRINPRPATA
- the folE gene encoding GTP cyclohydrolase I, whose translation is MTVDRGRIEAAVSEILAAIGDDPGREGLVDTPRRVGELLAELYAGTGLDPADALGTTFTAGEAGAPGGAGASGAPSGRADAQPSGPVLIRDIAFRSVCEHHLLPFEGVAHVAYLPGEQVAGLGGVVRVVESAASRPQLQERLTDDIADALQRGLGARGVLVVLDARHGCVTARGPRQTGSTTLTLAARGELADPAARAELTALIAAPRRPVEGGLAATPSEPTGAGTGAGA
- the folP gene encoding dihydropteroate synthase, which codes for MTSILGILNVTPDSFSDGGLWIDRDAAVKHALGMVARGADIIDVGGESTRPGAQRVAISEERRRVLPVVRDLVAQGVTVSVDTMNASTAAAAIEAGATIINDVSGGLADPEMDDLIVGSDARFVVMHWRGPSDGMNELARYRDVVAEVVSELELRAAQLIVKGVDPERLILDPGLGFAKNADHNWAVLGRLDRLVGLGLPVLIGASRKRFLGELVPGGATAVERDLASSTVAALAVNAGAWGVRVHDVSLTRGAVDVAEAWIRGRDGGAAAAATGSTAERPGSGRRR